From one Magnolia sinica isolate HGM2019 chromosome 18, MsV1, whole genome shotgun sequence genomic stretch:
- the LOC131233948 gene encoding uncharacterized protein LOC131233948: MDYAASLTEAQQQLLAQYQQHLQQQQQQQQQQPQQQQQQATQAYDPSQVQAYDPTSQAYYPYPQQYQNSTAHHQHQQPYPYYPDYGNSAATAAAAASNAYQQTDSSSQPQDLSAAGAQQYYPQDQQGSYSASSGLNPAAAAAVAALSQLTQFAGTMDAAERAVAEQQWNNGGAGQVAPQQNPPQHGGAPVHPPAGPGPYRGGGRRGGGPFRGGKGNFGHRHPRHDGGAPPFRGRGRGRGGGRRFPQSAHEVPPPYPGHAQEVLSPYPEHAPVYEPAPATVPVPTPAPAQAQAPPRRPPPTVIFCELCRVDCNSMEIFEKHKVGKRHKKNMQKLEELENQKKLAIEAESQPKTVVQPENIQQVAEENKVPAPGNVTVADTVDENKAEGEQQIQTAEQSEAPKAESTEASAKKRKRDNSKKKTPIKRKTKFVQDGRRMRPEVVRPEAPRELPVHCALCNVTCDTMAVFQCHLAGKKHASRIKRSQVQPVAYVPPTGVALYIPHGSAPVLRGPPPVASEPAGQLAVMTTTEGHQAATAECGGQDAVMVEAGGQKNAVSGSEAINPNASSSVPAAEYGVSSTEHSVLPGLDIELREPDLKSEQVDGPSMELQ, from the exons aTGGATTACGCAGCTTCCCTTACAGAAGCCCAACAACAGCTCCTTGCCCAATACCAGCAACAcctacagcagcagcagcagcaacaacagcaacaaccacaacaacagcaacaacaagcCACCCAAGCCTACGATCCGTCCCAGGTACAAGCGTACGACCCAACCAGCCAAGCGTATTATCCCTATCCTCAACAATACCAGAACTCCACTGCCCATCACCAACACCAACAGCCCTACCCTTACTACCCCGATTATGGAAACTCTGCCGCAACCGCTGCGGCTGCCGCCTCCAATGCCTACCAACAGACGGATTCTAGCTCTCAGCCTCAAGATCTCTCCGCAGCGGGAGCGCAGCAGTACTATCCGCAGGACCAGCAGGGCTCGTACAGTGCCAGTTCGGGGCTCAATCCCGCGGCAGCCGCGGCGGTGGCTGCGCTGTCTCAGCTGACGCAGTTTGCGGGAACTATGGACGCTGCGGAGCGGGCGGTTGCGGAGCAGCAGTGGAACAACGGTGGGGCCGGGCAGGTGGCCCCGCAGCAGAATCCCCCCCAGCATGGAGGTGCTCCTGTTCATCCTCCTGCG GGCCCGGGACCATATAGAGGTGGTGGTAGAAGGGGTGGTGGGCCATTCAGGGGTGGCAAAGGTAATTTTGGCCACCGTCACCCTAGACATGATGGTGGTGCACCCCCTTTTCGTGGGAGAGGTCGGGGTAGGGGTGGCGGGCGGCGATTCCCCCAGTCCGCACATGAAGTCCCACCACCATATCCAGGACATGCACAAGAAGTCCTTTCACCATATCCAGAACATGCACCAGTTTACGAACCAGCACCAGCGACAGTGCCAGTACCCACACCTGCACCAGCACAGGCACAGGCTCCACCACGCCGACCTCCTCCCACAGTCATCTTTTGCGAGCTCTGTAGAGTTGACTGCAACAGCATGGAAATCTTCGAGAAACACAAAGTTGGAAAGCGACATAAGAAGAACATGCAGAAGCTTGAAGAATTGGAGAATCAGAAGAAACTTGCAATTGAAGCTGAATCTCAGCCAAAAACTGTAGTGCAGCCAGAGAATATCCAGCAGGTGGCTGAAGAAAACAAGGTCCCCGCCCCAGGAAATGTGACTGTTGCagatacagtggatgaaaataaAGCAGAAGGAGAGCAGCAAATCCAGACAGCTGAACAATCTGAGGCTCCCAAAGCAGAATCGACTGAAGCATCTGCAAAGAAGCGGAAGAGGGATAATTCTAAGAAGAAGACTCCTATCAAGCGGAAGACGAAGTTTGTTCAGGATGGGAGGCGTATGAGGCCAGAAGTGGTCCGCCCAGAGGCTCCCAGGGAGCTTCCTGTACACTGTGCCTTGTGCAACGTTACATGTGACACGATGGCAGTGTTCCAGTGTCATCTTGCCGGTAAGAAGCATGCCTCTCGGATCAAGCGGAGTCAAGTCCAACCTGTTGCTTATGTGCCACCCACGGGCGTTGCCCTTTACATTCCTCATGGCTCGGCTCCTGTGCTGCGTGGCCCCCCTCCGGTGGCTTCAGAGCCTGCAGGGCAGCTAGCTGTTATGACAACGACTGAAGGCCATCAAGCTGCTACAGCAGAGTGTGGAGGACAAGATGCAGTTATGGTGGAGGCCGGGGGGCAAAAAAATGCCGTTTCTGGATCTGAAGCAATCAATCCAAATGCCAGCTCATCAGTACCAGCTGCAGAATATGGAGTTTCTTCCACTGAACATTCTGTCCTGCCGGGCCTTGACATTGAATTGCGAGAGCCTGATTTGAAAAGTGAGCAAGTGGACGGTCCCAGTATGGAGCTGCAGTAG